The nucleotide window CTACTATAAAAGCCTTCCATGTGGTGAAGCCCTTGGAGTATCTCTCTGTCCACCAGGTGAGATGCTGCCTGATTCATGAATCATTTAATAAAGCTAATTAGATCTTCAAATTTACCCagtgaaattttgtttttttagcaaTGATAGTCCCACATATTTAGCCAACATTGTCAGCAGTGCTCGGGTTGAGAAAATCTGATttagatgaaagagaaagaatatttatGTTTTAGTTATATTGAATTGGATTTCCTAGAGTCAAGTCCTTATAGACAAACATTGTCATTTTCCCATGCCATAAGAGAGGCTTAAATATGATGCATATACACACCAACTATTAAATTTCCTACAGGCAGGAGACAGCTCTTTTAATGCCTCTTGTACTCTCCAGGTGCCCAACATAGGGTTGGAATTTAGGTACTCAGTAACACCTATCTGGAAAACCTCacttatcataaaaaaaaaaaaaaaaaaaaagactacaacaTTGAGGGTAGCCTTGAGCTGCATTAGAGGGATCACCTAATTTCACATATATTACCCAAGTGTAACAAAGCCTAGTGACATCACAATGGAGCCCTGCCCATCTGTTAAGCCCCTCCCTCTTCACAGTCATAATGGCTAAGGCCTTAAATAGCCAGACTGGCCCCTGGGTCCTGCAAAGCCCCGCATTTTGGCAGAAAGTACAATGTCGACCAGCCGCAAGTTAAAGAGTCAGGGCATGAGGAGGGGCAAGAACAGAACTCCTCACAAGGGAGTCAAGAGAGGCGGCAGCAAAAGAAAGTATCGGAAGAGCAGCCTGAAGAGTAGAAAACGCTGTGATGATGGTGAGTGAGGGATTAGCGGGAGAGCAGTCAAACGGGGGGACTCGTTGTCCTGACGGCCTTTCTTCTTGAAGTTAGCTCTCACAGGACCCTGAAACCTCAGCCTGAGCATTTCATTCTCAACCAGGTTCCCATCTGGGCAGGAAGAGGATGAAGGGGGTTCACGAATCTTCAGCGAATATTCTAACTGGTGTTCCTGTTGCATACTTGTCCTTCCCCTACAGCCAATCGCAATTTCCGCTCCCACTTGTGACTCCACCAGCGGGCTCTGCCCTGGTGGACTTTGAAGGACACCAGGCAGCAACCGAACAGAAGGGGGACTGCCAAGGAGACCTGAAGTTAGACCAAAGCCAGAGAAGAACTTATCATGTGGATAAAATGCCAGTCATGACAAAATGAGGCATGTATATGTTGGCTGTTTCTCCCCAacatctcaataaaaattttgaaagctgAATTTCAGTGTCGTTTGATCTTTTGGTTGGAAAATGGGTTCCTGAGCTGGGCAGGCTTAGGGGGAAGAATTAGCAGGTATGAAACCTATGAAACTATTAAATAAACCATTAAATGTGATTTGTATGATATCAGTGTAATTTGTATTTAACAACTCTCTCATCTGTGTGCACTCTGACCATGCACCATCACTATATAGGTGATTAGTGGTCTCAATGTACTGTCTTTCTCCACATCAGAGTGCCAGGTAAATGAAACCTTATCTCCCTCAGTGCTTCTAATCTGATTGTGTGGGCATGATCAGCAGGTATTTAAAGATGGGGACACCTTCTAGGCAGAGGACAACGTGGGTCTGAGATGGGCTAGGTTGGCTTTCAAATGGACAAGATCGGAGGCAGTATGGCAAGGAAGATTAAATTCAAGACAGATGGTGTGACTGATGTCATAAGTGAAACAGTCTGGTAGACCTTACTCGAAAGGAAGAACTGTCCTTCGCTGTCACCATCACTTTACCTTGACTTTGGGTTTGTCCCCGGCCATGGATCTGACACCTCCTCTCAGCATCCACCACTCAGCAGGCGgcaatatttttcttaatgagtGCTTCCTGTTGCCTCAGAGGCAGTACCAGGGTAGCACAGAGAGGAACTGAGACTCATTAAACCAAGCCACCCACAGAACCAAGCCACCCACTTGGATTCTGGGGAAGCAACCAGCAGAGGATATAAGCCGGAAGGAATGAGAGGAGCATGAGGTCATTCATGAAGTTTCCTATGTGGATCGGGGTGAGAGGCGGGGCGCTGTGAGATGAGGGCCCAG belongs to Capra hircus breed San Clemente chromosome 2, ASM170441v1, whole genome shotgun sequence and includes:
- the TNP1 gene encoding spermatid nuclear transition protein 1, which translates into the protein MSTSRKLKSQGMRRGKNRTPHKGVKRGGSKRKYRKSSLKSRKRCDDANRNFRSHL